From Oncorhynchus gorbuscha isolate QuinsamMale2020 ecotype Even-year unplaced genomic scaffold, OgorEven_v1.0 Un_scaffold_39:::fragment_2:::debris, whole genome shotgun sequence, a single genomic window includes:
- the LOC124018078 gene encoding zinc finger protein OZF-like encodes MSSLNYSPPVKEEEVCWTEKEALGLNIVVKEEKEEEDVTVKKEVEVEAVTVKEEEKDTFRVKEEEDVTVKEEEEEKEEDAVFGVKMEGEITVTLKDEEVEIGDLINTREKPDSPSDNGRSPSGKSDPETPKAKGGHHCSHCGKSFTKLGNLHRHERTHTGEKPFQCSQCGKSFSELGYLLIHKRIHSGEKPYHCSKCGMTFTWLGSLKSHKRIHTGENPFQCSHCGKNFTQLGNLNRHKRTHTGEKPYHCSQCGKSFRGLVSLKHHERTHTGTKPYQCSLCGKSFTQLKSMKLHGGIHTGEKPYQCSQCGKNFMGLVNLKQHERIHPQEKPYQCSLCGKSFTKLEGLTRHERTHSGGDKPYHCSLCGKSFTKLGGLTRHERTHTGGDKTYHCSHCGKRFNRLRHLNKHERIHTQEEKTYHCSQCGKIFSQSEDLKSHERIERLCSDLCF; translated from the exons ATGAGCTCCCTAAACTACTCCCCTCCTGTtaaagaagaggaggtctgctggacggagaaagaagctctggggctgaacattgttgtgaaagaggagaaggaagaggaggatgtcaCAGTTAAAAAAGAAGTAGAGGttgaggctgttacagtgaaagaagaagagaaagacacgttcagagtgaaagaggaggaggatgttactgtaaaagaagaggaggaagagaaagaggaggatgccGTTTTTGGAGTGAAGATGGAAGGGGAGATTACTGTCACATTGAAAGATGAAGAGGTGGAGATAggagatctgattaacacca GAGAGAAACCAGACTCTCCCTCTGACAACGGAAGGAGTCCTTCAGGGAAATCAGACCCAGAGACGCCCAAAGCAAAAGGAGGACATCACTGCtcccactgtggaaagagttttaccaagTTAGGGAACCTGCACaggcatgagaggacacacacaggagaaaaacctttccaatgctcccagtgtggaaagagttttagcgAATTAGGTTACCTATTAATACATAAGAGAATCCActctggagagaagccttaccactgctccaaATGTGGAATGACTTTTACCTGGTTAGGGAGTCTGAAATCACACAAGAGAATACACACGGGAGAAAATCCTTTTCAATGTTCCCACTGTGGAAAGAATTTTACCCAGTTAGGGAACCTAAATCGGCacaagaggacacacacaggagagaagccttatcactgttcccagtgtggaaagagttttagggGTTTAGTGAGCTTGAAACaccatgagaggacacacacaggaacaaaGCCTTACCAATGCTCcctgtgtggaaagagttttacccagttAAAGTCCATGAAATTACATGGAGgaatacatacaggagagaagccttatcaatgttcccagtgtggaaagaattTTATGGGTTTAGTGAACTTGAAACAGCATGAGAGGATACACCCACAAGAAAAGCCCTACCAATGCTCcctgtgtggaaagagttttaccaagTTAGAGGGTCTGACAAGGCATGAGAGGACACACTCAGGAGGGGATAAGCCCTACCACTGTTCcctgtgtggaaagagttttaccaagTTAGGGGGTCTGACAaggcatgagaggacacacacaggaggggATAAGACCTACCACTGCTCCCACTGTGGAAAGAGATTTAACCGGTTAAGGCATCTGAATAAGCATGAAAGAATACATACACAGGAAGAgaagacataccactgctctcaaTGTGGAAAGatattttcccagtcagaggacctgaaatcacatgagagaatagagagactgtGTTCTGACTTGTGTTTTTGA